One stretch of Plasmodium vivax chromosome 8, whole genome shotgun sequence DNA includes these proteins:
- a CDS encoding 40S ribosomal protein S3a, putative (encoded by transcript PVX_095080A), which translates to MAVGKNKRTSKGKKGGKKKVTDVFTKKEWYDLKAPKMFLVRNFGKTLVTKTIGKKLATDGLKGRIYEVNLADLNNDEDQAHKKIKLCCDHIINKDCYTDFCGLSITRDKLCSLIRKGYTLIEGYTDVKTIDNYQLRMFCIAFTKKRPNQTKTTCYAQTSQIKKIRKKMVDIMNAEASKVMLKDLVKKFIPESIGKEVEKQCKKIYPLQNVLIRKVKILKRPKLDISKLMELHTDSKEDAGKNVKSLPESKEATNILSAELKH; encoded by the exons atggcggtaggaaaaaacaaaagaacgtcaaagggaaagaaaggaggaaagaaaaaggtcaCGGATGTTTTTACCAAGAAGGAGTGGTATGACCTGAAGGCCCCCAAAATGTTTTTGGTCAGAAATTTCGGAAAAACCCTAGTCACGAAAACCATTGGAAAAA AGTTGGCCACGGACGGCTTGAAGGGACGAATTTACGAAGTGAACCTGGCCGACCTGAACAACGACGAGGACCAAGCTcacaagaaaataaaactgtGCTGTGACCACATCATCAACAAAGATTGCTACACGGATTTCTGCGGTCTCAGCATAACGAGGGACAAGCTATGCTCATTGATAAGAAAGGGATACACCCTCATTGAGGGATACACGGATGTAAAAACGATTGACAACTACCAGCTGAGGATGTTTTGCATTGCTTTCACGAAGAAGAGACCAAACCAGACCAAAACCACCTGCTACGCACAGACGagtcaaattaaaaaaataagaaaaaaaatggtagaTATCATGAACGCTGAAGCGAGTAAAGTTATGCTAAAAGATCTcgtgaaaaaatttattccaGAATCGATTGGAAAGGAAGTGGAGAAACAGTGCAAGAAGATATACCCCCTCCAGAACGTTTTAAtaagaaaagtaaaaattttaaagagaCCCAAATTGGACATTTCCAAATTGATGGAGTTGCACACGGACTCGAAAGAAGACGCTGGAAAGAATGTCAAGTCGTTACCTGAGTCGAAGGAGGCCACGAACATCTTAAGTGCTGAGTTGAAACATTAG
- a CDS encoding hypothetical protein (encoded by transcript PVX_095085A) — MKSGKDKNKQKEDAHLLKAKELREKIESLKNDLAEKTQIINTLKEQRENKIQNIKQLEVENKANYEQFLTEYQQILNQYRSIEREILDVLADLKVLSERSYIQLRQEKDNILANKNLILEEKKKEFQGRMEKVALEVSKHSSMLNDVLLKTKEIFKKTHVQYQHEADLKPLLIRLQSIGKR, encoded by the exons ATGAAATCCGGGAAGGATAAAAATAAGCAGAAGGAGGATGCACATTTGTTGAAGGCAAAGGAACTTCGGGAAAAAATCGAATCTCTAAAAAATGACTTAG CCGAAAAAACCCAAATTATCAACACGCTAAAGGAGCaaagagaaaacaaaatacaAAACATTAAGCAGCTGGAGGTAGAGAATAAAGCCAACTACGAGCAGTTCCTTACCGAGTACCAACAAATCTTAAACCAGTACAGAAGCATCGAACGGGAGATCCTCGACGTGTTAGCCGATTTGAAAGTTCTCTCCGAAAGATCGTACA TACAGCTTAGACAAGAGAAAGACAACATTCTCGCGAACAAAAACTTAATccttgaggaaaaaaaaaaagaattccaAGGACGGATGGAAAAGGTTGCGCTGGAGGTCTCCAAGCATTCGAGCATGCTGAAC gacGTCCTCTTGAAAAcgaaagaaatttttaaaaaaacccACGTCCAATATCAGCACGAGGCAG ACCTAAAACCGCTGCTAATAAGACTGCAAAGCATTGGCAAACGATAA
- a CDS encoding hypothetical protein, conserved (encoded by transcript PVX_095095A), which translates to MNNKRKNYNPNSKADGEDPRQDRPPIEGHPSIGYENRKVRRGLYGASERTPISGGNVGGNVGGNVGGNISGNISGNSGSNRGGNSGGNRGSNRGGNTGGLYPGESSSLNHVTNETYPPNYALYPSQANFKAHPNRNAPMKNNPLNKRSNANPSSDPSPHKMNTNNEKKKDNYRSKSFLNLNYSKLNWCNHSASWKNVRGGGQNVSRENGKKQTMSSGDEVGVASAYGAAGPRTGPLTGPLTGPLTGPLTGPLTGPLTGPLTGSLTGQLTGQLTGPSDSPNVSSPSGGAPPMSGTTQGSSANSGHSGHSGHSGLSGSHTNSGNSLSYKNVSSPPCPKSANFEKAPAHKYSNKFYPNMTLCNVNDRGNREGVGKGKVKDKGKKFELGKNRILFQNKKWFDSGSTNGKGVAVHKGESSSGGRVGPGVVGGSPEQGGANVSGANVSGTNVSGNTANGNTANGSTTNGSTANGDDANWAGPGTAPTQESARILEMLSECLNSVGDQGGGDLSAIYNALTQNKSKESLMSLLDNIKLLEEASKGKPPPGEAATGDSWVGGPYDHVEGGVMVEGKNRVNFANAPFGGSPSVLTNAVRGEMGASGEGAPSAMSDARSIRDGGTSNLVSHPRCESSRGYKGDTSNVGCAVDAAGVASASTSANCANRASHASHAPRVALFTQLRKDHSTGDKWKDAVAKCSERKTQESFCKVEEGMKSNLKITEIFKASLFYGEKRHVYKAALYKNYQQIWLHSGRFLLLESIFHFGKAKEKRKEAREAREANLIECATNCSIPFGSFLQFFNNFYETSESYKCKICFFLIYKIIIMHEDDEEYGRYYSLIIKTLNGSTLVFFLLVLINLMGRHSFKVAYFVNFIERLLPVVTRGPRVNAAASGVATSQGGSSTPNGADKGIFFNILFFKLFRLIFYRIESFSTQKKHLLMVFLRYIKNFLLNICSSILITQYLFIKCVDLMNKYNNQQYILIKTTSMEILLQLWNNDFLKLYILKIGSPLLRFLIFMSNVEYVNKNIFPFILTPIESANQVEMRDALQGELHGSRFHTQGRKRWRHYCRKFVRGKKCSLLVRSFRGDDVREVVLLRSEEKNSVIEVPHGGPPRADQCADGRTDLRQETLLEHILQVRRSYNYFKILLPPDEKSCLNFLLRLNNPNNGFHFDLFYNLFVECNLANLVHENRVVYYVEFVKRGGGKGKGHNEEASRDEHFIRGSMIVRGLDGLAPSGEEGSFPLKRGTHSDVEGGFPPVMSSDQKSGFPNEEEQQHVEEEEEGDPPARSNEQLLFDLHGMIQRRNCVMSKIYSAHIRLSFFFGVFFYRSHDIYRILSSSLGTYARKFKNFKKENQKAIKFMNINNITHILTVTFLLKFVGHLDATHRRGAPHLTQEEEDFLACYRLLEHALGKDTSTANTFLNYLNNVILHLHERKRESLVLSAILTLTIYNFLTLTGGGNTKRKEKQQTNRMTNRMTNRMTNRMTNRMTNRMTREKNPIEQLENLSLSEIVEEIHNNCLIGMLLRENNFYIDTETKFTEVDDIYSCELKNHMKFIPKDINREVFQLVHFKKYVFQRGPYKKIDLIKIGKRNTVNNLYSSEILNYVYYNALYVLIHLVMNVRFYEAIFRRTYKIGGVSSVSGGDEDASRVDRFVRAGGAFRPGGEADEVGADEAGAAQPNWQHCLTVVLKKQNGDSYWRKKRYIVKFYRKAKKKIVKILKTFLVASNVNKFMRCLGEDKFFFNLFFQFDNSPLFLRAALLEGGISSVNTNANSSVNSSAAADEGGGPPALPCRHVDILQGVGNFCLLVEEINKLISFVTHRGKAACDVVKCTFANCPLVPHEDKFSVQFRFYTIVWSDWVVDHRGEEDSPDGVSPDGVSPNGASPDGASPDGVPPDKWCASFSYGEQDKCAFHFNELVDRVVSAIVDANYAKEKILWWSEFFFSLGNFGVVNFHLLFYLCSLVGGLAGGKEEMKEEKEVRGEVGKEEMKEGGKEVGAHPAANRRDRSSHALRRKVQICEQIYVLYLFRIGLLLNVSLYEAFDLLTSLITTIFNFDIFQFYMKKKKYHVEPGARGEVQSFVNSVKEEAKNVLTNYDVNVFIESIIRMSDYIFYMKSVKILILKSYCFVNVLLHVLSLKKVLIEMSQAECIDLLEGETDSGEEEYKGGRDAMEWPQLGKWKGKRGEEGVPPFRSASNGEEPQKDSLPQKDSLPQKDSLPQKDSLPQKDSLPQKDSLPQKDSLPQKDSLPQKDSLPQKDPPPDDSLPNWRHYDSAEESEKFSSSDSSDGEKVEDHLDGYGSFCRGRPLGKAAEEVINNRTKNPKGGHLKQGSHVKQGSRSNQGVRLNHRAETNGGNKIWILQIFKYLDCHSFLCFRKDKTEEEHFYEKRKHFRNFFFPPNLKKWKKKKKKNSDQDLCTLVYTLKKRLIQNGNFLSMYKQAFFIKWTCLRIFILQKYRLKMFDSLEAFQYIYERVNSVAPTENLLFKIPAEANWGAPFEGSADVRHPFLISLCLIGRQLGALSRRHRRVSGPRAVTEQHSAIEQRSAIGQRSAIGQRSVREHRTIGACPDALPNEEAKRQQEGEALFNEVNIYLANFILSFYPYLIKSRFSYEIFLRLLRIYLNIESVEFFLHNCTQEDLQFEDVKISCDGNAVSLFYHMLVGNFA; encoded by the exons atgaacaacaaaaggaaaaactacAACCCGAATAGTAAGGCCGATGGGGAAGACCCTCGGCAGGACAGGCCCCCAATCGAGGGTCACCCGTCCATCGGTTACGAGAATAGGAAAGTGAGGAGAGGTCTGTACGGCGCGTCCGAAAGGACCCCCATCAGTGGCGGCAATGTTGGCGGCAATGTTGGCGGCAATGTTGGCGGCAATATTAGCGGCAATATTAGCGGCAATAGTGGCAGCAACAGAGGTGGCAACAGTGGCGGCAACCGTGGCAGCAACAGAGGCGGCAACACGGGGGGCTTGTACCCCGGAGAGAGCTCTTCTCTTAACCACGTAACGAACGAGACATACCCGCCGAACTACGCCCTCTATCCGAGCCAGGCAAACTTCAAAGCACACCCCAATCGAAATGCCCCCATGAAAAATAACCCCCTTAACAAAAGGTCTAATGCCAACCCAAGTAGTGACCCCTCTCCTCACAAAATGAATACcaacaatgaaaaaaaaaaggataactATAGGAgtaaaagttttttaaatttaaattattcgaAGCTAAATTGGTGCAACCACTCCGCCAGTTGGAAGAACGTCAGGGGGGGTGGACAGAATGTGTCTCGAGAGAATGGGAAGAAACAAACGATGAGCAGTGGCGACGAGGTGGGGGTGGCCTCTGCGTATGGCGCTGCGGGGCCGCGTACTGGGCCGCTTACTGGGCCGCTTACCGGGCCGCTTACCGGGCCGCTTACTGGGCCGCTTACTGGGCCGCTTACCGGGCCGCTTACCGGGTCGCTTACCGGGCAGCTTACCGGGCAGCTTACCGGGCCGAGTGACTCCCCCAATGTGAGCAGCCCCAGCGGGGGCGCCCCCCCGATGAGCGGGACGACCCAGGGGAGCAGCGCCAACAGCGGTCACAGCGGTCACAGCGGTCACAGCGGTCTCAGCGGTAGCCACACCAACAGCGGCAACAGCCTGAGTTACAAAAACGTGAGCAGCCCGCCCTGCCCCAAAAGTGCCAACTTTGAAAAGGCACCGGCACACAAGTATAGCAACAAATTTTACCCCAACATGACTCTGTGCAACGTGAATGACAGAGGGAACAGGGAGGGGGTGGGCAAGGGAAAGGTTAAAGATAAAGGCAAAAAATTTGAGTTGGGAAAGAATCGAATTCTCTTTCAGAATAAGAAGTGGTTTGATAGTGGCAGCACGAATGGGAAGGGCGTAGCTGTCCACAAGGGGGAGTCGTCCTCCGGTGGCAGGGTGGGCCCTGGTGTGGTGGGAGGTTCCCCCGAGCAGGGCGGGGCCAACGTTAGCGGTGCCAACGTTAGCGGCACTAATGTGAGCGGTAATACCGCTAATGGAAATACCGCTAATGGAAGTACCACTAATGGCAGTACCGCCAATGGCGATGACGCTAATTGGGCCGGGCCGGGAACGGCCCCCACCCAGGAAAGCGCTCGCATTTTGGAAATGCTTTCGGAGTGCCTGAACTCGGTGGGCGACCAAGGAGGGGGGGACCTGAGCGCGATATACAACGCGCTGAcgcaaaataaaagcaaagaGTCCCTGATGAGCTTGCTAGATAATATAAAACTTTTGGAGGAAGCGTCCAAAGGGAAGCCTCCCCCGGGGGAGGCAGCCACTGGAGACAGTTGGGTTGGCGGTCCGTACGACCACGTGGAGGGTGGGGTGATGGTCGAAGGCAAAAACAGAGTGAATTTTGCAAATGCCCCGTTTGGTGGCTCACCGAGCGTGCTAACGAATGCGGTGAGGGGTGAAATGGGTGCCAGTGGGGAGGGGGCGCCTTCAGCGATGAGCGATGCGAGAAGCATTCGCGATGGGGGCACGTCCAACCTAGTTAGCCACCCACGCTGTGAAAGCAGTAGGGGTTACAAAGGGGACACATCAAATGTTGGCTGCGCGGTGGACGCGGCAGGTGTAGCAAGCGCGTCCACCTCTGCCAACTGTGCCAACCGCGCTAGCCACGCTAGTCACGCCCCCCGCGTGGCCCTCTTCACGCAGCTGCGAAAGGACCACAGCACAGGGGACAAGTGGAAGGACGCAGTGGCGAAGTGCAGCGAGCGGAAGACGCAGGAGAGCTTCTGCAAAGTGGAAGAGGGGATGAAGAGCAACCTGAAAATCACGGAGATTTTTAAGGCGAGCCTATTCTATGGTGAAAAGAGACACGTGTACAAAGCGGCcttgtataaaaattaccaacAAATATGGCTGCACAGTGGAAGGTTCCTTCTCCTGGAGAGCATCTTCCACTTTGGAAaggcgaaggagaagaggaaggaagCGAGGGAGGCGAGGGAGGCCAACCTAATCGAATGTGCCACGAACTGCTCAATCCCGTTTGGCagttttttacaattttttaacaatttttacgaaacTTCAGAAAGTtataaatgcaaaatttgcttcttcctgatttacaaaataataattatgcatgAGGATGATGAGGAGTATGGGCGGTACTACAGTTTGATTATTAAGACCCTTAATGGGAGCAcgttagttttttttctgctggTGCTGATTAACCTGATGGGGAGGCACTCCTTCAAGGTGGCTTACTTTGTGAATTTCATCGAGCGGTTGCTCCCAGTGGTAACGAGGGGCCCCCGCGTGAATGCAGCGGCAAGCGGTGTGGCGACATCTCAGGGTGGGAGTAGTACCCCCAATGGAGCAGACAAAGGGATCTTCTTCaacatcctttttttcaagcTGTTCAGGCTGATATTTTACCGAATAGAATCATTTTCCACGCAGAAGAAGCACCTGCTGATGGTTTTTTTAAGATACATCAAGAACTTCCTCCTGAACATCtgctcctccattttgattaCACAGTACCTCTTCATAAAATGTGTAGATCTGATGAATAAGTACAACAACCAGCAGTACATTTTGATTAAGACGACCTCCATGGAGATACTTTTACAGCTATGGAACAACGATTTTTTGAAACTCTACATTTTGAAGATTGGCAGCCCCCTCCTTCGCTTCCTCATCTTTATGAGCAATGTAGAGTACGTGAATAAgaatattttcccctttattttGACCCCCATTGAGAGTGCTAACCAGGTGGAGATGAGGGACGCCCTTCAGGGAGAGTTACACGGTAGTAGGTTCCACAcacaggggaggaagaggtggaGGCACTACTGTAGGAAGTTTgtaagggggaagaagtgctCCCTTTTGGTTAGGAGCTTCCGCGGTGATGACGTTCGAGAGGTTGTTCTGTTGCGATCGGAGGAGAAGAACTCCGTGATTGAGGTACCCCACGGGGGACCCCCTCGCGCTGATCAGTGTGCAGACGGACGGACGGATCTCCGGCAAGAAACGCTGCTGGAGCACATCCTGCAGGTGCGTAGAAGCTACAACTACTTCAAAATTCTGCTCCCCCCGGATGAGAAGAGCTGCCTCAATTTCCTGCTTCGGCTGAATAACCCGAACAACGGCTTCCACTTTGACCTCTTCTACAATTTGTTTGTCGAGTGCAATTTGGCAAATTTGGTTCACGAGAATAGGGTGGTATATTATGTGGAGtttgtaaaaagggggggggggaaagggaagGGGCATAACGAGGAGGCCTCGAGGGATGAGCACTTCATCAGGGGAAGTATGATCGTAAGAGGGCTGGACGGTTTAGCCCCCTCAGGGGAGGAGGGAAGTTTCCCCCTGAAAAGGGGCACTCATTCGGACGTGGAGggtggcttccccccagtTATGAGTTCCGACCAGAAGAGTGGCTTCCCTaacgaggaggagcagcagcatgtggaggaagaggaggagggggacccACCCGCCCGCTCAAACGAGCAACTGCTGTTCGACCTGCACGGAATGATACAACGAAGAAACTGCGTGATGTCCAAAATATACAGCGCGCACATCAGGCTGAGCTTCTTTTTCGGCGTTTTCTTCTACAGGAGCCACGACATTTATAGGATCTTGTCGAGCTCGCTCGGAACGTACGCGAGGAAGTttaagaattttaaaaaggagaaccaGAAGGCGATCAAATTTATGAACATCAATAACATTACGCACATTTTGACGGTCACCTTTTTGCTGAAGTTTGTGGGGCACTTGGATGCTACTCACAGGAGAGGCGCGCCCCACTTGacgcaggaggaggaagacttCCTCGCGTGCTACCGCCTTTTGGAGCACGCCCTGGGCAAGGACACCAGCACCGCCAACACGTTCCTAAACTACCTGAACAACGTCATTCTTCACCTTCACGagaggaaaagggagagccTGGTGCTGAGCGCCATCCTGACGCTCACCATTTACAACTTTTTAACCctcactgggggggggaacacgAAGCGGAAGGAAAAGCAGCAGACGAATCGGATGACTAATCGGATGACTAATCGGATGACTAATCGGATGACTAATCGGATGACTAATCGGATGACGAGGGAGAAGAACCCAATTGAGCAGCTGGAAAACCTCAGCTTAAGCGAAATCGTCGAGGAAATACACAACAACTGCCTCATAGGGATGCTCCTTAGAGAAAATAACTTTTACATCGACACCGAGACCAAGTTCACAGAGGTGGACGACATCTACTCATGCGAGCTGAAGAACCACATGAAGTTCATCCCGAAGGACATCAACAGGGAGGTCTTCCAGCTGGTCCATTTTAAGAAGTACGTTTTCCAGAGGGGCCcctacaaaaaaattgaccttATAAAGATAGGCAAGCGGAACACGGTCAATAATTTGTACTCCTCGGAGATCCTCAATTACGTCTACTACAACGCGCTGTATGTGCTGATCCACTTGGTTATGAACGTCCGCTTTTACGAGGCCATCTTCAGGCGCACCTACAAGATTGGCGGGGTTAGCAGCGTTAGCGGTGGTGATGAGGATGCTAGCCGGGTTGACCGCTTTGTGCGAGCGGGGGGAGCGTTCAGGCCGGGAGGGGAGGCAGACGAAGTGGGGGCGGACGAAGCGGGGGCAGCCCAGCCAAACTGGCAGCACTGCCTCACCGTCGTCctgaaaaagcaaaatggagactCCTactggaggaagaaaaggtaTATTGTGAAATTTTACAGAAAagccaaaaagaaaattgtgaaaattttgaagaccTTTTTGGTTGCCAGCAATGTAAATAAGTTCATGCGCTGTTTGGGGGAGGACAAGTTTTTCTTCAACTTGTTTTTCCAGTTCGACAACTCCCCCCTGTTTCTCCGCGCGGCTCTGCTGGAGGGGGGAATTTCCAGTGTGAATACTAACGCGAACTCAAGTGTTAACTCCAGCGCAGCTGCAGATGAGGGGGGAGGGCCGCCCGCCCTGCCCTGCCGCCACGTGGACATCCTCCAAGGGGTAGGCAACTTCTGCCTCCTCGTTGAGGAGATTAACAAGCTGATTAGCTTCGTCACCCATCGGGGGAAGGCCGCGTGCGACGTCGTCAAGTGCACCTTTGCGAATTGCCCCCTTGTTCCCCATGAAGATAAGTTCAGCGTTCAGTTTCGCTTCTACACCATTGTGTGGAGCGATTGGGTGGTGGAtcacaggggggaggaggactcCCCAGATGGAGTGTCCCCAGATGGAGTGTCCCCAAATGGAGCGTCCCCAGATGGAGCGTCCCCAGATGGAGTGCCCCCAGACAAATGGTGCGCCTCCTTCTCCTATGGGGAGCAAGACAAGTGTGCCTTTCATTTCAACGAATTGGTAGACCGCGTGGTTAGCGCAATTGTAGATGCGAATTACGCAAAGGAGAAGATCTTGTGGTGgtctgaattttttttcagcctGGGGAACTTTGGCGTGGTGAACTTCCACCTGCTGTTTTATCTGTGCTCCCTGGTGGGGGGCCTGGCcggggggaaggaagagatgaaggaagagaaggaagTACGGGGGGAGGTGGGGAAGGAAGAGATGaaggaaggggggaaagaagttGGTGCCCACCCTGCCGCAAACCGAAGAGACCGCTCCTCGCACGCCCTGCGGAGGAAGGTGCAAATCTGCGAGCAGATATACGTGCTGTACCTGTTTAGGATAGGCCTGCTGCTGAACGTGAGTCTGTATGAAGCATTCGATTTGCTAACTTCGCTAATCActaccatttttaattttgacaTTTTCCAATTCTacatgaagaaaaagaagtacCATGTAGAGCCGGGTGCTCGGGGGGAAGTCCAGTCGTTTGTAAACAGTGTgaaagaagaagcgaagaatgTTCTGACCAATTACGATGTTAACGTTTTTATAGAGAGCATTATCCGTATGagtgattatattttttatatgaaaagcGTAAAGATTTTGATTCTTAAGAGCTACTGCTTTGTTAATGTTCTGTTGCACGTGCTGTCTTTGAAGAAAGTGCTCATTGAAATGAGCCAGGCGGAATGTATCGACCTCCTGGAGGGGGAGACGGACAGCGGGGAGGAGGAAtacaagggggggagggacgcCATGGAATGGCCCCAATTGGGCAAatggaaggggaagaggggagaagaaggggtGCCTCCATTTCGTAGTGCTTCCAACGGGGAGGAACCCCAAAAGGACTCGCTTCCCCAGAAGGACTCGCTTCCCCAGAAGGACTCGCTTCCCCAGAAGGACTCGCTTCCCCAGAAGGATTCGCTTCCCCAGAAGGACTCGCTTCCCCAGAAGGACTCGCTTCCCCAAAAGGACTCGCTTCCCCAGAAGGACTCGCTTCCCCAGAAGGATCCTCCTCCCGATGATTCGCTCCCCAATTGGAGGCACTACGACTCGGCGGAGGAATCGGAGAAGTTCAGCTCGTCGGACAGCAGTGACGGGGAGAAGGTGGAGGACCATTTGGACGGCTATGGAAGCTTCTGCAGGGGGAGGCCCCTCGGAAAGGCCGCCGAAGAGGTGATTAACAATCGGACGAAAAAccccaaaggggggcacTTAAAGCAGGGAAGTCACGTAAAACAGGGAAGCCGCTCAAACCAGGGAGTCCGCCTAAACCACAGGGCAGAAACAAATGGAGGGAACAAAATATGGATTTTGCAGATCTTCAAATATTTGGATTGCCACTCGTTTCTCTGCTTTCGAAAGGACAAAACGGAAGAGGAGCacttttacgaaaaaagaaaacatttccgcaatttctttttccccccaaatttaaaaaaatggaaaaaaaaaaaaaaaaaaaacagtgacCAAGATTTGTGCACACTAGTTTATACGTTAAAGAAGCGGTTAATCCAAAACGggaattttttaagcatGTATAAGCAGGCCTTCTTCATAAAATGGACATGTCTTcgtattttcattttgcaaaagtaccggttaaaaatgtttgacAGTTTGGAGGCCTTTCAGTACATTTACGAAAGAGTGAACTCCGTGGCGCCCACGGaaaatttgctttttaaaattcccgCGGAGGCGAATTGGGGCGCGCCCTTCGAAGGCAGCGCGGACGTCAGGCACCCCTTCCTCATCTCTCTTTGCCTCATCGGCCGCCAGCTGGGGGCGCTGTCGCGGCGCCACCGTAGGGTGAGCGGTCCGCGCGCCGTAACAGAGCAGCATTCCGCGATAGAGCAGCGTTCCGCGATAGGGCAGCGTTCCGCGATAGGGCAGCGTTCCGTGAGGGAGCACCGCACCATTGGTGCCTGCCCAGACGCGCTGCCCAACGAAGAAGCCAAACGACAacaggaaggggaagcactATTTAACGAGGTGAACATTTATTTAgctaatttcattttgtccttttATCCGTATCTTATCAAGTCCCGTTTTTcgtatgaaatatttttgcggCTGCTCAGAATTTACCTGAACAT AGAAAGCGTGGAGTTCTTCCTGCACAACTGCACCCAGGAGGACCTCCAGTTTGAGGACGTAAAAATCAGCTGCGACGGAAACGCAGTTTCGCTGTTTTATCACATGTTAGTTGGGAACTTTGCGTAG